One segment of Streptomyces sp. YIM 121038 DNA contains the following:
- a CDS encoding serine protease: protein MLRRVIAAAALVVTAALVPAAPTTASAPAPAPVRTAPVPAAGEEQTVDLRLGSPGGPARQVIRHPGAAYVKVHFARLALAPGDRLTVADPAGREVHTYHGDPTRGGAAPGDAGFTRHGRTGFAAMSVDGDTAVITLHTRGERRSQATVDRYWRGYTPAEFTAENPATRSVCGADGRRDAVCYKTSHPAHYAASRGVARMLLNGGGYCTAWRVGRGNHMMTNNHCIKTQAELDKVELQFDYDCATCGGNDPRPGTKVGANALLRTSASLDFTLFSVDDFDRITQFGTLFLETRAPIANEQAYIAGHGDTRPKRISIYEERDGGAYCGVRTPQLGPEDVGYNCDTSGGSSGSPVLAGSSHKVIALHWGGSCPTNVGTRMEKIYPQVQDLIDNRP from the coding sequence GCACCGGCACCGGCACCCGTCCGCACCGCCCCGGTCCCGGCCGCGGGCGAGGAGCAGACGGTCGACCTCAGGCTCGGCTCCCCCGGCGGCCCGGCCCGGCAGGTGATCCGGCACCCGGGAGCGGCGTACGTCAAGGTGCACTTCGCCCGCCTCGCGCTCGCCCCCGGCGACCGCCTGACCGTGGCCGACCCGGCCGGACGCGAGGTGCACACCTACCACGGCGACCCCACCCGCGGCGGGGCCGCGCCGGGCGACGCGGGCTTCACCCGGCACGGGCGCACCGGCTTCGCCGCGATGTCCGTCGACGGGGACACCGCGGTGATCACCCTGCACACCCGCGGCGAGCGGCGCTCGCAGGCGACGGTCGACCGGTACTGGCGCGGCTACACCCCGGCGGAGTTCACCGCCGAGAACCCGGCGACGCGCAGCGTGTGCGGCGCCGACGGCCGCCGGGACGCCGTCTGCTACAAGACCAGCCACCCCGCGCACTACGCCGCCTCGCGCGGCGTGGCCCGCATGCTCCTGAACGGCGGGGGCTACTGCACCGCCTGGCGCGTGGGCCGCGGCAACCACATGATGACCAACAACCACTGCATCAAGACGCAGGCCGAACTCGACAAGGTGGAGCTCCAGTTCGACTACGACTGCGCCACCTGCGGCGGCAACGACCCGCGCCCGGGCACCAAGGTCGGCGCGAACGCCCTCCTGCGCACCTCGGCGAGCCTCGACTTCACGCTCTTCAGCGTGGACGACTTCGACCGGATCACCCAGTTCGGCACCCTGTTCCTGGAGACCCGCGCGCCGATCGCGAACGAGCAGGCGTACATCGCCGGGCACGGCGACACCCGGCCCAAGCGCATCTCGATCTACGAGGAGCGCGACGGCGGCGCCTACTGCGGCGTACGGACCCCGCAACTCGGCCCCGAGGACGTCGGCTACAACTGCGACACCTCGGGCGGCAGCTCCGGCTCCCCGGTGCTCGCGGGCTCCTCCCACAAGGTGATCGCCCTGCACTGGGGCGGCTCCTGCCCGACCAACGTGGGCACGCGCATGGAGAAGATCTACCCGCAGGTCCAGGACCTGATCGACAACCGTCCGTAA